One window of the Leptotrichia massiliensis genome contains the following:
- a CDS encoding NAD(P)H-hydrate dehydratase has translation MKMLLGGNETTKKIDSFAINELKIPSIVLMENAAISFVKHIDGNENNFLIICGKGNNGGDGYAIARQLFSKGKNVKIFCISNEDMSNDCMINYKICKNMGIKIFYEIEELDKLLLDCNVVIEGIFGTGLNSEIKGIYREIIEKINTASNNKAIYSIDIPSGINGDTGEIMRISVKADITISFVTYKKGFLNSKIKDYLGKVIIENIGLNETNINHLVKEYYLTPDMVKSFHIKRNQDSHKGDFGKVLIFAGSSGFYGAGNIVAKSCVRTGAGLTTVITDKNNFSLNMFVPEAMSFPINFENVEENFEKLENEILNSDVITIGPGIGKSQQAFSIFEKLINIEKNNKGNTIKLILDADALNLLAENRELFEKIRNRSVLTPHLVEFSRLIGFSPEVINKNKFEIAKEFSKKYGIILLLKGKNTIITNGEELFANSTGNSHMANGGMGDCLTGIICSLVGQKYDLMKSASIGAYLHGKIADELVRRQYTVNATDVIDNISKYMNEIFLFR, from the coding sequence ATGAAAATGTTGTTAGGTGGAAATGAAACTACGAAAAAAATTGACAGTTTTGCGATAAATGAATTAAAAATACCGAGTATTGTGCTTATGGAAAATGCCGCGATTTCGTTTGTGAAACATATTGATGGAAATGAGAATAATTTTCTTATTATTTGTGGAAAGGGCAATAATGGTGGAGATGGTTATGCGATTGCACGCCAGTTATTTTCAAAGGGGAAAAATGTCAAAATTTTTTGTATTAGTAATGAAGATATGAGTAATGATTGCATGATAAATTATAAAATTTGCAAGAATATGGGAATTAAAATATTTTATGAAATAGAAGAATTGGATAAGTTGCTTTTGGACTGTAATGTTGTTATTGAAGGGATTTTTGGAACAGGATTAAATTCAGAAATAAAAGGAATCTATCGGGAAATTATCGAAAAAATCAATACAGCAAGTAACAATAAGGCTATTTATTCAATTGATATTCCCTCTGGGATTAATGGCGATACTGGTGAAATTATGCGAATTTCAGTCAAAGCTGATATTACAATTTCATTTGTTACTTACAAAAAAGGATTTTTAAATTCAAAAATAAAAGATTACTTAGGAAAAGTTATTATTGAAAATATTGGATTGAATGAAACTAATATCAATCATTTGGTCAAAGAATATTATTTAACACCTGACATGGTAAAAAGTTTTCATATAAAAAGAAATCAGGATTCACATAAGGGCGATTTTGGAAAAGTATTGATTTTTGCTGGAAGCAGTGGATTTTATGGTGCAGGAAATATAGTTGCAAAATCATGTGTGAGAACTGGAGCAGGACTTACTACTGTAATTACTGATAAAAATAACTTTTCATTAAATATGTTTGTACCTGAAGCAATGAGCTTTCCTATAAATTTTGAAAATGTAGAAGAAAATTTTGAAAAACTGGAAAATGAAATTTTAAACTCCGATGTAATTACAATTGGGCCAGGAATTGGAAAAAGTCAACAAGCATTTTCAATTTTTGAAAAATTAATCAACATTGAGAAAAACAATAAAGGAAATACAATAAAACTGATATTAGACGCAGATGCCTTAAATTTGCTGGCAGAAAACAGGGAACTTTTTGAAAAAATAAGAAATAGAAGCGTTTTGACACCACATTTGGTTGAATTTTCACGACTGATAGGATTTTCGCCAGAAGTAATTAATAAAAATAAATTTGAAATAGCAAAAGAGTTTTCAAAAAAATACGGCATAATTTTGTTATTAAAAGGTAAAAATACCATTATTACAAATGGAGAAGAACTTTTTGCAAACAGTACAGGAAATTCACACATGGCAAACGGTGGAATGGGAGATTGCCTAACAGGAATAATATGTTCACTTGTAGGACAAAAATATGATTTAATGAAATCTGCTAGTATTGGAGCGTATTTGCATGGTAAAATTGCAGATGAATTGGTAAGAAGGCAGTATACTGTGAATGCAACAGATGTGATTGATAATATTTCTAAATATATGAATGAAATTTTTTTATTTAGATAA
- a CDS encoding M15 family metallopeptidase: protein MIILKKLRNKTNYLAILAISICIAATLSTANDIYENLYSFRSKRKVENPDPDSELKQKVKDRIRDVSTRSEAESRLVWIELPVWRLKDGKKVSDTEKIQVLDVLADEVKEIFHEIHKGKEKFPIKRLIGYSWRGSFKSLHSTGRAIDLNPEENPQVNSNGKAIVGKSWEPNSNPYSIKPDGDVVRAFTKRGWVWGANFRTRDYMHFGFDEM from the coding sequence ATGATAATTTTGAAAAAATTAAGGAATAAAACAAACTATTTAGCTATTCTAGCTATTTCAATATGTATTGCAGCAACTTTAAGTACAGCAAATGATATTTATGAAAATCTATATTCTTTTAGATCTAAACGAAAGGTTGAGAATCCTGATCCAGATTCTGAATTGAAACAAAAGGTTAAGGATAGAATAAGAGACGTTTCCACAAGATCAGAAGCTGAATCAAGACTGGTTTGGATCGAACTGCCTGTCTGGCGGCTAAAGGATGGAAAAAAGGTTTCTGACACAGAGAAAATTCAAGTTTTGGATGTTTTGGCAGATGAGGTAAAGGAGATTTTTCATGAGATACATAAAGGCAAGGAAAAATTTCCGATAAAAAGGTTAATTGGATATTCATGGCGTGGAAGTTTTAAAAGCCTTCACAGTACAGGGCGGGCAATAGACTTGAATCCCGAAGAAAATCCACAGGTAAACAGTAACGGAAAAGCTATTGTCGGAAAAAGCTGGGAACCAAACAGCAATCCATATTCTATAAAACCTGACGGAGATGTAGTGAGAGCCTTTACAAAAAGAGGATGGGTCTGGGGAGCAAACTTTAGAACACGAGATTATATGCACTTCGGCTTTGATGAAATGTAA
- a CDS encoding bactofilin family protein, with protein sequence MAIFSSNKSKDKREGVDLSSQFSANNEENVHGVSTISMETTITGTIESNSLFKMDGVLNGDIKGNKLVHIGKTGIVKGNVTAENVIVDGEVSGEIAATKVEIGSTGKAYATITSALFVIQEGGVFEGRKKMKVALIKEESKNTSTSSSPASIEKKEEKSEEKKEK encoded by the coding sequence ATGGCAATATTTTCTAGTAATAAATCAAAAGATAAAAGAGAAGGTGTGGATCTTAGCAGTCAATTTTCTGCAAACAACGAAGAAAACGTGCATGGAGTAAGTACAATTTCAATGGAAACAACAATAACAGGAACTATTGAATCAAACTCTCTATTTAAGATGGACGGTGTCTTAAACGGAGATATTAAAGGGAACAAACTTGTTCATATTGGAAAAACAGGAATAGTAAAAGGAAATGTTACAGCTGAAAATGTAATTGTAGACGGAGAAGTCTCAGGAGAAATTGCAGCTACTAAAGTTGAAATAGGAAGTACCGGAAAGGCTTATGCTACAATAACTTCAGCTTTATTTGTAATTCAGGAAGGCGGTGTATTTGAAGGAAGAAAGAAAATGAAAGTTGCTCTTATAAAGGAAGAATCTAAAAATACATCTACATCAAGTTCTCCAGCTTCAATAGAAAAAAAAGAAGAAAAATCAGAAGAAAAGAAAGAAAAATAG
- a CDS encoding bifunctional riboflavin kinase/FAD synthetase, giving the protein MKFITENLSDIKDIVEYNDDLESIDYDKNLKEIKRNKNILILGNFDGVHIGHQIILQKAVKQAKEKNLKTIVYTFREYPKNQQTKITTCSEKAYLLNENGIDYLYLEQFEKVRNYTPEEFVEKVLVDILNATEVYCGFNFTFGKEKSGNINTLEKLLTEKNIKLNVQEPVLDENGEIISSTRVRNYIKEGNFEKVRKLLGHNFIILGEVIYGKQLGRVIGFPTANLRFENKIYPEFGVYGVKICIQDDEKVYNGVMNIGRNPTVDVGVLSVETNIFDFNEDIYGKVIFIEILENIRHEKKFESVDELKEQISKDVNYWKNKISYWRKKYQKEK; this is encoded by the coding sequence ATGAAATTTATTACAGAAAATTTATCTGATATAAAGGATATTGTGGAATATAATGATGATTTAGAGTCTATTGATTATGATAAAAATCTTAAAGAAATAAAACGGAATAAAAATATTCTGATTTTGGGGAATTTCGATGGCGTTCACATCGGACATCAGATAATTTTACAAAAAGCTGTGAAGCAAGCTAAAGAAAAAAATTTAAAGACAATAGTTTACACTTTTCGTGAATATCCCAAAAATCAGCAGACTAAAATAACGACTTGCTCGGAAAAGGCGTATTTGTTAAATGAAAATGGAATTGATTATCTCTATTTGGAGCAGTTTGAAAAAGTTAGGAATTATACACCTGAAGAGTTTGTAGAAAAAGTCCTTGTGGATATTTTAAATGCGACTGAAGTTTACTGTGGTTTTAATTTTACTTTTGGAAAAGAAAAATCTGGTAATATTAATACACTTGAAAAACTTTTAACAGAAAAAAATATAAAATTGAATGTACAAGAACCAGTTTTGGATGAAAATGGAGAAATTATAAGCAGTACAAGAGTTAGAAATTATATTAAAGAAGGAAATTTTGAGAAAGTTAGAAAACTTCTTGGGCATAATTTTATTATTCTTGGGGAAGTAATTTATGGAAAACAGCTTGGACGTGTGATTGGTTTTCCTACGGCAAATTTACGATTTGAAAATAAAATTTATCCTGAATTCGGAGTTTATGGTGTAAAAATATGCATCCAAGATGATGAAAAAGTTTATAATGGAGTTATGAACATTGGCAGAAATCCTACGGTTGATGTGGGTGTACTAAGTGTTGAAACTAATATTTTTGATTTTAATGAAGATATTTACGGAAAAGTTATTTTTATTGAAATTTTAGAAAATATACGGCACGAAAAAAAATTTGAATCAGTGGATGAGTTGAAAGAGCAGATAAGTAAGGACGTAAATTACTGGAAAAATAAAATTTCATACTGGCGTAAGAAATATCAAAAAGAAAAATAG
- a CDS encoding PBECR3 domain-containing polyvalent protein — translation MIQEKTRYTKTGKRIEVYEFKAKLHQKVVMSKNQFEEHIFPKHPEISLEIIKEVLENPDFVTKQSKSRKEHFYQKKFGKFNYFVVISQHKNVKNLRFVLTAFMAKDTKFLKEKNIHYRYKK, via the coding sequence ATGATACAGGAAAAAACTAGATACACAAAGACAGGTAAACGAATAGAAGTCTACGAATTTAAAGCTAAACTGCATCAAAAAGTAGTAATGAGCAAAAATCAGTTTGAAGAACATATTTTTCCAAAACATCCTGAAATCTCGCTGGAAATAATAAAAGAAGTATTAGAAAATCCAGATTTTGTAACAAAGCAGTCAAAATCTCGAAAAGAGCATTTTTATCAAAAAAAATTTGGAAAATTCAATTATTTTGTAGTAATTTCCCAACATAAAAATGTAAAAAATTTAAGATTTGTATTAACGGCCTTCATGGCAAAAGATACAAAGTTTTTGAAAGAAAAAAATATACATTACAGATATAAAAAATAA
- a CDS encoding nucleotidyltransferase domain-containing protein produces the protein MLKLGLFGSFSKNINTNDSDIDILVKMEFKKGMYQNFCSLHKKLEEIFQKK, from the coding sequence ATTTTAAAATTAGGTCTTTTTGGAAGTTTTTCAAAAAATATTAATACAAATGATAGCGATATTGATATTCTTGTAAAAATGGAATTTAAGAAGGGGATGTATCAGAATTTTTGTAGTTTACATAAAAAATTAGAAGAAATTTTTCAAAAAAAGTAG
- a CDS encoding type II toxin-antitoxin system RelE/ParE family toxin codes for MESKYSYQFTKSAKNDLEQILYCIKIDLGNPTAAFSFINKFQEDVSNIQLFPNSCPKVINKFLSESIIIRKKLISNYVLYYSVNDNLKSIIILRIVFSHRDIDSILKNEN; via the coding sequence ATGGAATCTAAATATTCTTATCAATTTACTAAAAGTGCTAAAAATGATTTAGAACAAATTCTTTATTGCATCAAAATAGATTTAGGCAATCCAACAGCTGCATTTTCTTTTATTAATAAATTTCAAGAAGATGTTAGTAATATTCAATTATTTCCAAACAGTTGTCCAAAAGTTATAAATAAATTTTTATCTGAATCTATTATTATTAGAAAAAAATTGATTAGCAACTACGTTTTATATTATTCTGTAAATGATAATTTAAAAAGTATAATTATTTTACGTATTGTTTTTAGCCATAGAGATATAGATTCTATTTTAAAAAATGAAAACTAA
- the murJ gene encoding murein biosynthesis integral membrane protein MurJ, with translation MFKSSFIVMIINMLSRILGLVREMIIGSVFGATGMTDAYFSATKIPNFFTTLFGEGSLGTVFIPIYNRGIEEQGKERTDEFVFSVLNLIVAFTSTMSILMILFSRQILKITTKFTDSERFETANILLKIVAFYFLFIALSGVVSSLLNNYKKFAVAASMGIVFNLTIIIGTLFLKNKMGIYGLGVAYLLSGVFQLTMMLPQFFQIVRTYKFTFNLKDEYVVEMFKLMIPTLIGIFGYQINEIIDNRYATMLPKGTVSALNYASRLYLLPIGVFAISLSVVIFPTLSKAVIKNNMKTVRRVVHQGLYMLAFLIVPSSVVLFGYAQEIVALIYKRGHFTTKSVVITSETLQFYAIGLLFFSTIHLLTRSHYVFKDRTLPVISSFTAIGINIILDELLYKQYLHVGLTFATSFAAMVNFLILYTSLAKRYVKLQTFKYLVILIVTFAISGFSFYISKMVKLNLLGKFDIAINLIAFAVIYLLIWLILISIFRKDLIEKMLKRFLNRG, from the coding sequence ATGTTTAAATCTAGTTTTATAGTAATGATTATAAATATGCTAAGCCGTATTTTAGGACTTGTTCGTGAAATGATTATTGGAAGTGTATTTGGCGCAACAGGAATGACAGACGCATATTTTAGTGCCACAAAAATCCCAAACTTCTTTACAACATTATTTGGGGAAGGATCTCTGGGTACAGTTTTTATCCCAATTTATAATCGTGGAATCGAAGAACAAGGAAAAGAGAGGACGGATGAATTTGTCTTTTCAGTATTGAATTTAATAGTTGCATTTACATCAACAATGTCAATATTAATGATTTTGTTTTCAAGACAAATTTTAAAAATAACAACAAAGTTTACAGATTCAGAAAGGTTTGAAACAGCCAACATTCTTCTAAAAATAGTTGCTTTTTATTTTTTGTTTATTGCACTTTCTGGAGTAGTATCGTCATTATTGAATAATTATAAAAAGTTTGCAGTTGCAGCTTCAATGGGAATTGTGTTTAATTTGACAATTATCATTGGAACGCTTTTTTTGAAAAATAAAATGGGTATTTACGGCTTAGGAGTTGCATATTTACTATCTGGTGTTTTCCAACTGACTATGATGTTACCACAATTTTTTCAGATAGTAAGAACATACAAATTTACTTTTAATTTAAAAGACGAGTATGTAGTAGAAATGTTTAAATTAATGATTCCAACACTAATTGGCATTTTTGGCTATCAAATAAACGAAATTATAGACAACCGTTATGCAACAATGTTACCAAAAGGAACTGTTAGTGCTTTAAATTATGCCAGCCGTCTATACTTGTTACCAATTGGAGTTTTTGCCATCTCATTATCAGTAGTAATATTTCCTACATTGTCAAAAGCTGTGATAAAGAACAATATGAAAACAGTACGAAGAGTAGTTCATCAAGGTTTATACATGTTAGCATTTTTAATAGTTCCATCTTCAGTTGTATTATTTGGTTATGCACAGGAAATTGTAGCATTGATTTACAAAAGAGGACATTTTACAACAAAAAGTGTAGTTATAACATCCGAAACATTACAATTTTACGCAATTGGGCTATTATTTTTCTCAACAATACATCTTTTAACAAGAAGTCATTATGTATTTAAAGATAGAACTTTGCCTGTAATTTCTTCATTTACAGCAATTGGTATTAATATTATTTTAGATGAGTTATTATATAAACAGTACCTGCACGTTGGACTGACATTCGCAACATCATTTGCTGCAATGGTAAATTTCTTAATCCTATATACTTCGCTTGCAAAAAGATACGTAAAATTACAAACTTTCAAGTATCTTGTAATACTTATTGTTACATTTGCAATTTCAGGATTTTCTTTTTATATTTCCAAAATGGTAAAATTAAATTTGCTTGGAAAATTTGACATCGCAATAAATTTAATTGCATTTGCTGTAATTTACCTGTTAATCTGGCTCATTTTAATTTCAATTTTCAGAAAAGATTTGATTGAAAAAATGCTAAAAAGATTTTTAAACAGAGGTTAA
- a CDS encoding segregation and condensation protein A has translation MENTIQVKIENFEGPLDLLIHLIEKKKMDVNAINISQIIDDYLSYIHAQKELNLKIKIEFLVMATDLIEIKAYSVLNRGKKLEKIENLEKKIIEYQLFKEISELFSKHENEYNIPYARTGTESMGSEMIEYDISSLSLDNLFKSLKNLITSKLNDRNKFEEKMIVNLEEDDYSAEDAYTEVSQIIQINNQIEFNHLLKNKFSKSRIVTLFLCILDMFKNGEIDLIVEENNFFIKSMKN, from the coding sequence ATGGAAAATACAATACAAGTAAAAATTGAAAATTTTGAAGGACCTCTTGATTTACTTATTCATTTAATCGAAAAAAAGAAAATGGATGTAAACGCAATAAATATTTCACAAATAATAGATGATTATTTGAGTTACATTCACGCACAAAAAGAGCTAAACTTAAAAATAAAAATCGAATTTTTAGTAATGGCAACAGATCTCATCGAGATTAAAGCCTATTCAGTGTTAAATAGAGGTAAAAAACTTGAAAAAATTGAAAATTTAGAGAAAAAAATAATAGAATACCAACTATTTAAGGAAATTTCAGAATTATTTTCAAAACATGAAAATGAATATAATATTCCATACGCAAGAACAGGGACGGAAAGTATGGGATCAGAAATGATAGAATACGATATTTCCAGTCTGAGTTTGGATAATCTATTTAAAAGTCTAAAAAATTTAATTACTTCTAAATTAAATGATAGAAATAAATTTGAAGAAAAAATGATTGTAAATTTGGAGGAAGATGATTATTCAGCTGAAGATGCTTATACTGAAGTTTCTCAGATTATCCAAATTAATAATCAGATAGAATTTAATCATCTGCTAAAAAATAAATTTTCTAAATCTAGAATAGTAACTTTATTTCTCTGCATTTTAGATATGTTTAAAAATGGAGAAATTGATCTAATTGTTGAAGAGAACAATTTTTTTATTAAATCTATGAAAAATTAA
- a CDS encoding tyrosine-type recombinase/integrase — MKLTVFILKIWYNYIENHKSKENFEVPVYYNADRKTWYAMFYAKDYKGENKKYKKTGFKKKKEAQEYEYEFKKKIAKSMNMSFQSLYELYFEDYSKRHKPTAVNTVKTFFRLHILPFFGEIEVNKITPFMIREWQNEMLEKEHGNGQLFSENSKSTIYAALKSMFNWATKYQNLNENPCKNMGTFGSKKNRSEMKIWSVNDFEKFIEVLELKNKEKNGKYSDSIIVFKILFWTGLRIGELLALSENDINLQKKIIDINKTLSHINKKDYITTPKTLGSIRKVLLPETLISDLQLYFSETSKINQNKKNINSARIFNLKSSQLRYILEKYSLQANLSKIRLHDFRHSHASYLLFIQADITAISKRLGHDNLQTTINTYSHLYKDANTQLMEKLNK, encoded by the coding sequence ATGAAACTTACTGTTTTTATTTTAAAAATATGGTATAATTATATTGAAAATCATAAAAGTAAGGAGAACTTTGAAGTGCCAGTTTATTACAATGCGGATAGAAAGACTTGGTATGCGATGTTTTATGCTAAGGATTATAAGGGGGAAAATAAGAAGTATAAAAAGACTGGATTTAAGAAGAAAAAAGAGGCTCAGGAATACGAATACGAATTTAAGAAAAAGATTGCCAAGTCTATGAATATGTCCTTTCAATCATTATATGAACTTTATTTTGAAGATTATAGTAAAAGACATAAGCCTACTGCGGTTAATACTGTAAAAACGTTTTTTCGTTTGCATATTTTACCGTTTTTTGGTGAAATTGAAGTGAATAAAATTACTCCTTTTATGATTCGGGAATGGCAAAATGAAATGCTGGAAAAAGAACACGGAAATGGGCAACTGTTTAGTGAAAATTCTAAGTCTACTATTTATGCGGCATTAAAGAGTATGTTTAACTGGGCTACAAAATATCAAAACCTAAATGAAAATCCTTGCAAAAATATGGGGACTTTTGGAAGTAAGAAAAATCGTTCGGAAATGAAAATTTGGTCAGTGAACGATTTTGAAAAGTTTATTGAAGTTTTAGAACTGAAAAATAAAGAGAAAAATGGGAAATATTCTGATTCTATTATTGTGTTTAAGATTTTGTTTTGGACTGGGCTTAGGATTGGTGAACTTTTGGCTCTTTCTGAAAATGATATTAATTTGCAAAAAAAAATTATTGACATAAATAAAACCCTTTCGCATATAAATAAAAAGGATTATATCACTACTCCGAAAACTTTGGGGTCGATAAGAAAAGTTTTATTACCAGAAACTCTTATTTCGGATTTACAATTATATTTTTCTGAAACTTCAAAAATTAATCAAAATAAAAAAAATATAAATAGTGCTAGAATTTTTAATTTAAAAAGTTCTCAGCTTAGATACATTCTAGAGAAATACAGTTTACAAGCAAATTTGTCAAAAATACGCCTTCACGACTTTAGGCATTCTCACGCTTCGTACTTATTATTTATCCAAGCCGACATTACTGCTATCAGCAAGCGACTGGGACACGATAATTTGCAAACTACGATAAATACATATTCTCATTTGTATAAGGATGCAAATACTCAATTAATGGAAAAATTAAATAAATAA
- a CDS encoding type II toxin-antitoxin system Phd/YefM family antitoxin: MKIIPIRDLKNTVEIEKYCSEEQGPVFITKNGYGRLVVMDIEYYERTMREIEEAKLLLDGIKDVQNNNILDGKNTINELRGKYGI; encoded by the coding sequence ATGAAAATTATCCCTATTCGTGATTTAAAAAATACTGTTGAAATTGAAAAATACTGTTCCGAAGAACAAGGACCTGTATTTATAACTAAAAATGGTTATGGACGCCTAGTAGTAATGGATATTGAATATTATGAACGAACTATGCGTGAAATTGAAGAAGCAAAACTTCTGCTTGATGGAATAAAAGATGTTCAAAATAACAATATTTTAGACGGCAAAAATACTATTAATGAATTAAGAGGTAAATATGGAATCTAA
- the hisIE gene encoding bifunctional phosphoribosyl-AMP cyclohydrolase/phosphoribosyl-ATP diphosphatase HisIE, which translates to MNIEQIKFDEKGLVPAIIQDYYTKEVLTLAYMNKESLEITLRDKKTCFYSRSRQELWLKGETSGNYQNVVSVKYDCDSDSLLLEVKKEGPACHTGSESCFFNSLFEAENNSNFSPEKLYNLIKDRKVNPEEKSYTSYLFEKGLDKILKKVGEECTEVIIGAKNNDNDELKYEIADLYYHTLVLMIEQGLTIQDVKNELAKRHVVDYKVKQEKMGGEK; encoded by the coding sequence ATGAATATAGAACAAATAAAATTTGACGAAAAAGGGCTTGTTCCAGCAATAATACAAGATTATTATACAAAAGAAGTCCTGACTCTTGCGTATATGAATAAAGAAAGTCTAGAAATAACTTTGAGAGATAAAAAAACTTGTTTTTATAGCAGAAGCAGACAGGAATTATGGTTAAAAGGAGAAACTTCGGGAAATTATCAGAATGTTGTTTCGGTAAAATATGATTGTGATTCCGATTCTTTGCTTCTGGAAGTAAAAAAGGAAGGCCCTGCTTGCCATACTGGCTCTGAAAGCTGTTTTTTCAATTCCTTATTTGAAGCAGAAAATAACAGTAATTTTAGTCCTGAGAAACTTTATAATTTAATAAAAGATAGAAAGGTCAATCCTGAGGAAAAATCATATACAAGTTATCTTTTTGAAAAAGGGCTTGATAAAATTCTGAAAAAAGTTGGCGAGGAATGTACAGAAGTTATTATTGGTGCTAAAAATAATGATAATGATGAACTAAAATATGAAATTGCAGATTTGTATTATCACACTTTGGTTTTAATGATTGAACAAGGGCTTACTATTCAAGACGTGAAAAATGAACTTGCTAAAAGACATGTTGTCGATTATAAAGTTAAACAGGAAAAAATGGGTGGAGAAAAGTAA
- the hisJ gene encoding histidinol-phosphatase HisJ — MQTKKTIFPSNLHAHTFYCDGKNNAEDYILTAIEKGFTSVGLSGHSFTAFDTEPCMTEQGTQEYLKELKELKEKYKNKMQVYIGIEADFYTGYNKETDKEMGLDFRIGSVHYVKDREKDEYYCVDNTPEVLEYGIKNYADGDERAVIEAYFDNIVEMIHTQKPDIIGHLDLVRKFNKDLKYFDENADWYKKKVEYVLDEIAKTDAIIEINTGGMSRGWTQTPYPSVPILERILAKNIPITISSDAHETKNIDFYFEESLEIARKVGFKSVKILDGGEFKDFEI, encoded by the coding sequence ATGCAAACTAAAAAAACAATTTTCCCATCAAATCTTCATGCTCACACGTTCTACTGCGACGGTAAAAACAATGCTGAAGATTATATATTAACAGCAATAGAGAAAGGATTTACAAGTGTTGGGCTTTCAGGACATTCTTTTACAGCATTTGATACAGAACCGTGCATGACCGAACAAGGAACGCAGGAATATTTGAAGGAATTAAAAGAACTAAAAGAAAAATACAAAAATAAAATGCAGGTTTATATTGGAATCGAAGCTGATTTTTATACTGGGTATAACAAGGAAACTGATAAGGAAATGGGACTTGATTTTAGGATTGGATCTGTTCATTATGTGAAAGATAGAGAAAAAGATGAGTATTATTGTGTTGACAATACGCCTGAAGTTTTGGAATATGGGATAAAAAATTATGCGGATGGAGATGAAAGAGCGGTTATTGAAGCATATTTTGATAATATTGTGGAAATGATACATACTCAAAAGCCTGATATTATTGGGCATTTGGATTTAGTACGAAAATTTAACAAAGATTTGAAATATTTTGATGAAAATGCTGACTGGTACAAAAAGAAAGTAGAATATGTACTGGATGAAATAGCAAAAACTGATGCGATTATTGAAATTAATACTGGTGGAATGTCAAGAGGATGGACACAAACTCCTTATCCGAGTGTTCCAATACTGGAAAGAATATTAGCCAAAAATATTCCAATTACAATTTCTTCTGATGCACACGAAACTAAAAATATTGATTTTTATTTTGAAGAAAGTCTTGAAATTGCCAGAAAAGTTGGGTTTAAGAGTGTGAAGATTTTGGATGGTGGAGAGTTTAAGGATTTTGAGATTTAA